From the Leptospira sp. WS60.C2 genome, one window contains:
- a CDS encoding DUF4256 domain-containing protein — MKKSSPSKNKSNLDFQNNLFSILKERFESHPNRHKGLKWESVFERLQSNPDKVKTLLKMEESGGEPDVVLFDKKQNTITFFDCSIESPLGRRSFCYDNEALQSRKEHKPLNSAVAFANSMGAKLLNENEYRFLQTLGEFDQKTSSWIETPSSIRKLGGALFCDYRYKTVFVYHNGAESYYAVRGFRCSVTV; from the coding sequence ATGAAAAAGTCGAGTCCTTCGAAAAACAAAAGTAATTTGGATTTTCAAAACAATCTTTTTTCAATTTTAAAAGAACGTTTTGAAAGTCATCCCAATCGTCATAAGGGTTTAAAATGGGAAAGTGTATTCGAGAGACTACAATCCAATCCTGATAAAGTCAAAACTCTTCTCAAAATGGAAGAGTCGGGTGGTGAACCTGATGTGGTTCTTTTTGATAAAAAACAAAATACGATTACTTTTTTCGACTGTTCCATCGAATCACCATTAGGCAGAAGGAGTTTTTGTTATGATAACGAGGCACTTCAATCTAGAAAAGAACACAAACCCCTAAATAGTGCTGTTGCATTTGCAAATTCTATGGGTGCAAAACTATTGAATGAGAACGAATATCGTTTTTTACAAACCTTAGGTGAATTCGATCAAAAAACTTCAAGTTGGATCGAAACTCCAAGCAGTATACGGAAATTAGGTGGTGCTTTGTTTTGCGACTATCGGTATAAAACCGTATTTGTTTATCACAATGGAGCAGAATCTTATTATGCTGTCAGAGGATTTCGTTGTTCCGTTACAGTTTAG